The following are encoded together in the Thermus neutrinimicus genome:
- a CDS encoding phosphodiester glycosidase family protein, which produces MRLVALLLLLPWALAQTLLPADTFGLSFREEAGAWIYEGEGVRLVHVPGVGWVEPLDPSLPPPDGERIPLEALKALGYFRTPEAGVRHGTQGRALRIVLDLPGPEPAPKPPSEGQAPGTLSLLLPYLAPGITQVPWPKGVGARVRLLPGGTELSLSFPGKLLRYRLFPLKDPDRLVLDLYVLEAEVEEPLAPGVRYREVWAFAPEPLRLYLVEAEKGRLVPVGRPGVRALPKDLAKDALAVLNGGYFDPKTATPLGLWVQDGVTVSYPFGRVALMWDSFGFFMGFPRFEAVVQGPRGERVRVGINASRARYTAHTVPGPVGKEGEEVALVVGERVQAILPAPQELPAGAWALTFPKGSPPFPLEPGDPLSLYGRLDPPVRYALEGGPLLVREGQYAFDPSRENFRDPRPLQAMAPQAAVAWTREGRLWLLVSEPTTPGVLARALLALGAWNALRMDGGGSAQLWVKGRLRNPYQGSPRPVVSALALYVP; this is translated from the coding sequence ATGAGGTTGGTCGCCCTCCTCTTGCTCCTTCCCTGGGCCCTGGCCCAGACCCTGCTTCCCGCCGACACATTTGGCCTTTCCTTCCGGGAGGAGGCCGGAGCCTGGATTTACGAGGGGGAGGGGGTGCGTTTGGTCCACGTACCGGGGGTGGGCTGGGTGGAGCCCTTGGACCCCTCCCTGCCCCCGCCCGATGGGGAAAGGATTCCCCTCGAGGCCCTGAAGGCCCTGGGCTACTTCCGCACCCCGGAGGCCGGGGTACGCCACGGCACCCAGGGACGGGCCCTCCGCATAGTCCTGGACCTCCCCGGGCCCGAACCCGCACCTAAGCCACCCTCGGAGGGCCAAGCCCCAGGAACCCTTTCCCTCCTTCTCCCCTACCTGGCCCCGGGCATAACCCAGGTCCCCTGGCCCAAGGGCGTGGGGGCCAGGGTGCGCCTATTGCCAGGGGGCACGGAGCTCAGCCTAAGCTTTCCGGGAAAGCTCCTGCGCTACCGCCTCTTTCCCCTGAAGGACCCCGACCGCCTGGTCCTGGACCTCTATGTCCTCGAGGCCGAGGTGGAGGAACCCTTGGCCCCAGGGGTTCGCTACCGGGAGGTCTGGGCCTTTGCCCCAGAACCCCTAAGGCTCTACCTGGTGGAGGCGGAAAAGGGCAGGCTTGTTCCCGTGGGAAGGCCTGGGGTCCGGGCCCTGCCCAAGGACCTGGCCAAAGACGCCCTAGCGGTGTTGAACGGCGGGTACTTTGACCCCAAAACCGCCACCCCCCTTGGCCTATGGGTCCAGGACGGGGTCACGGTCTCCTATCCCTTTGGCCGGGTGGCGCTCATGTGGGATAGCTTCGGTTTCTTTATGGGTTTCCCTAGATTTGAAGCGGTGGTCCAGGGACCGCGGGGCGAACGGGTGCGGGTGGGGATTAACGCCTCCCGAGCCCGCTACACCGCCCACACGGTCCCAGGACCCGTGGGAAAGGAGGGGGAGGAGGTGGCCTTGGTGGTGGGAGAGCGGGTGCAGGCCATCCTCCCTGCCCCCCAGGAACTTCCCGCCGGAGCCTGGGCCCTTACCTTTCCCAAGGGGTCCCCCCCTTTCCCCTTGGAGCCAGGGGACCCCCTAAGCCTTTACGGCCGCCTGGATCCACCCGTCCGTTACGCCTTAGAGGGGGGCCCCCTCTTGGTTAGGGAAGGCCAATACGCCTTTGACCCAAGCCGGGAGAACTTCCGCGACCCCAGGCCCCTTCAGGCCATGGCCCCCCAGGCGGCCGTGGCCTGGACCCGGGAGGGGAGGCTTTGGCTTTTGGTCTCCGAACCCACCACCCCAGGGGTCCTGGCCCGGGCCCTCCTGGCCTTAGGGGCCTGGAACGCCCTGCGGATGGACGGAGGGGGCTCAGCGCAACTTTGGGTCAAGGGTAGGCTACGAAACCCTTACCAGGGCTCTCCCAGGCCCGTGGTGAGTGCCTTGGCCCTATATGTCCCCTAA
- the pyk gene encoding pyruvate kinase, with translation MRPFKRTKIVATLGPASDSKEAIRALTEAGADVFRLNFSHGTHEDHRKRVVWVREVEKELGKTLAILQDLQGPKIRIGRFREGRVELKAGQPFVLTRAPVEGDETRVSLTYKGLPEDVAPGQMLLLDDGRLRLRVEKIQGDEIHTRVEVGGVLSDSKGINVPGSDLSIPALSEKDIQDLALGAELGVDWVAVSFVRTRDDLLLARHYLARHGSRARLMAKIEKPSAVYRFEEILEEADGIMVARGDLGVEMPLEEVPIMQKRLILRAIAAGKPVITATQMLESMVQNPSPTRAEASDVANAIFDGTDAVMLSAETAAGAYPVEAVATMARIAQAVESSPEFLQKLNVLRPAPTPTTQDAIAQAADDIVEAVEAKAIVVFTATGSSARRIARTRPRVPILALTPNPEVERQLALVWGVLPHLAPDPQDTDDMVRIALEKAKACGLAQVGERVVIAAGVPFGVRGTTNLIRVERVS, from the coding sequence ATGAGGCCTTTTAAGCGCACCAAGATCGTGGCCACCCTGGGGCCCGCCTCGGATTCCAAGGAGGCCATCCGGGCCCTGACAGAGGCGGGGGCGGATGTCTTTCGCCTGAACTTCAGCCACGGCACCCACGAGGATCACCGGAAGCGGGTGGTCTGGGTGCGGGAGGTGGAGAAGGAACTGGGCAAAACCCTGGCCATCCTCCAAGACCTCCAGGGACCCAAGATCCGCATCGGCCGCTTCCGGGAGGGACGGGTGGAGCTTAAGGCGGGCCAGCCCTTCGTCCTCACCCGGGCTCCCGTGGAGGGGGATGAGACCCGGGTCTCCCTCACCTACAAGGGGCTTCCCGAGGACGTGGCCCCCGGGCAGATGCTCCTCTTGGACGATGGCCGCCTACGCCTTCGGGTGGAGAAGATCCAGGGGGACGAGATCCACACCCGGGTGGAAGTGGGCGGGGTGCTTTCCGACAGCAAGGGGATCAACGTTCCGGGTTCGGATCTCTCCATCCCCGCCCTGTCGGAAAAGGACATCCAGGACCTGGCCTTGGGGGCGGAGCTCGGGGTGGACTGGGTAGCGGTGTCCTTTGTGCGTACCCGGGATGACCTGCTCCTGGCCCGGCACTACCTGGCCCGGCATGGTTCCCGGGCCCGGCTCATGGCCAAGATAGAGAAGCCCTCCGCCGTCTACCGTTTTGAGGAGATCCTGGAGGAAGCCGATGGAATCATGGTGGCCCGTGGGGACCTAGGGGTGGAGATGCCTCTAGAGGAGGTGCCCATCATGCAAAAGCGCCTTATCCTCAGGGCCATCGCCGCCGGCAAACCGGTGATCACCGCCACCCAGATGCTGGAGTCCATGGTGCAGAACCCAAGTCCCACCCGGGCGGAGGCCTCTGACGTGGCCAACGCCATCTTTGACGGCACGGATGCGGTGATGCTCTCCGCGGAAACCGCCGCCGGGGCCTACCCGGTGGAGGCTGTGGCCACCATGGCCCGGATCGCCCAAGCGGTGGAGTCCTCCCCCGAGTTCTTGCAAAAGCTCAACGTCCTCCGTCCGGCCCCCACCCCCACCACCCAGGACGCTATAGCCCAGGCGGCGGACGACATCGTGGAGGCGGTGGAGGCCAAGGCCATTGTGGTCTTTACCGCCACGGGAAGCTCGGCCAGGCGCATCGCCCGCACCCGGCCCAGGGTGCCCATTCTGGCCCTCACTCCAAACCCCGAGGTGGAGCGGCAGCTGGCCTTGGTCTGGGGGGTCCTGCCCCATCTGGCCCCCGACCCTCAGGACACCGACGACATGGTGCGCATCGCCCTGGAGAAGGCCAAGGCCTGCGGGCTGGCCCAGGTGGGGGAGAGGGTGGTGATCGCCGCGGGAGTGCCCTTTGGGGTGCGGGGAACCACCAACCTCATCCGGGTGGAGCGGGTGAGCTAA
- the eno gene encoding phosphopyruvate hydratase — MTTIVNVKAREVLDSRGFPTVEAEVELEGGARGRAMVPSGASTGTHEALELRDGGRRYLGKGVRRAVEAIRERIAPELIGQDALDQEGVDRAMLELDGTPNKSNLGANAILAVSLATARAAAEALGLPLYRYLGGVQAVTLPVPLMNVINGGKHADNRVDFQEFMLVPAGVENFSEALRVGAEVFHTLKGVLKERGYSTNVGDEGGFAPDLRSNEEAIELLLLAIERAGYTSGQEVSLALDPAASELYRDGRYHLEGEGRVLSSEEMVEFWATWVEKYPIRSLEDGLAEDDWEGWRLLTERLGGKVQLVGDDLFVTNPKRLRQGIEQGVANAILVKVNQIGTLSETLEAIRLAQRSGYRAVISHRSGETEDSFIADLSVAVNAGQIKTGSLSRSDRLAKYNQLLRIEEELGRAARFLGYEAF; from the coding sequence ATGACCACAATCGTGAACGTGAAAGCTAGGGAGGTTTTAGACTCTAGAGGCTTTCCCACGGTGGAGGCCGAGGTGGAGCTGGAAGGGGGTGCCCGGGGCAGGGCCATGGTGCCCTCAGGAGCCTCCACCGGTACCCATGAGGCCCTGGAGCTAAGGGATGGGGGCAGGCGTTACCTGGGGAAGGGGGTGCGCCGGGCGGTGGAGGCCATTCGGGAACGCATCGCTCCCGAGCTCATCGGCCAAGACGCCCTGGACCAGGAGGGGGTGGACCGGGCCATGCTGGAGCTGGACGGCACCCCCAACAAGTCCAACCTGGGGGCCAACGCCATCCTGGCGGTTTCCCTGGCCACGGCCCGGGCTGCGGCGGAGGCTTTGGGCCTACCTCTATACCGTTACTTGGGGGGAGTTCAGGCGGTTACCTTACCTGTTCCCCTTATGAACGTGATCAACGGGGGAAAGCACGCGGACAACCGAGTGGACTTCCAGGAGTTCATGCTGGTGCCCGCGGGGGTGGAGAACTTCTCCGAGGCCTTGCGGGTGGGAGCCGAGGTGTTCCACACCCTCAAGGGGGTGCTGAAGGAAAGGGGATACAGCACCAACGTGGGGGATGAGGGGGGGTTCGCCCCGGACCTTAGGAGCAACGAGGAGGCCATAGAGCTTCTCCTCCTGGCCATCGAGCGGGCAGGGTACACCTCAGGGCAGGAGGTGTCCTTGGCCCTGGACCCGGCGGCCAGCGAACTTTACCGGGATGGCCGGTACCACCTGGAAGGGGAGGGGCGGGTGCTCTCCTCGGAGGAGATGGTGGAGTTCTGGGCCACGTGGGTGGAGAAATACCCCATCCGCTCCCTTGAGGATGGGCTGGCGGAGGATGACTGGGAGGGCTGGCGGCTTCTTACGGAGCGCCTGGGGGGTAAGGTCCAGCTGGTGGGGGACGATCTTTTCGTCACCAACCCAAAAAGGCTTCGCCAAGGGATCGAGCAGGGTGTGGCCAACGCCATCCTGGTGAAGGTGAACCAGATCGGCACCCTTTCCGAGACCCTCGAGGCCATCCGCCTGGCCCAGCGCTCCGGCTATCGGGCGGTGATCAGCCACCGCTCCGGGGAAACCGAGGACAGCTTCATCGCCGACCTTTCCGTGGCGGTGAACGCTGGGCAGATTAAGACCGGTTCCCTCTCCCGTTCGGACCGCCTTGCCAAGTACAACCAGCTCCTGCGCATTGAGGAGGAGCTGGGGCGTGCGGCGCGCTTTTTGGGGTATGAGGCCTTTTAA
- the dnaN gene encoding DNA polymerase III subunit beta has product MKVTVPKNLLTEHVALLERVIPTRSSNPLFTYLGLALTREALVLFGTNGEVDLEVRLELPTEGEGHFLVPAQPFFQLVRSLPGDQVELSFGAELSLSSGSFSTRLSLAPDEGYPELFFPSLEGPAEPYSLHSLLPVEELLKALSHVRYAASNEEYRAIFRGVQLEFSEGGLRSVASDGYRLALYRLARPQPFAKKVVVPARSVDEMVRVLKGMGEGEVALALGPGVLGLSTRGSQGPAPIDKGQLRMAVRLMEGEFPDYERVIPKEFPLKAAFEVEAFREALRRVSVLSDRQNHRVDLLFEEGRALLSAEGDYGKGQEVVPVRLQGTPLAVAYNARYLLEALSPLSGQAVLLLSGPASPSLVRPGEASPAEAGEGYQAVVVPLRV; this is encoded by the coding sequence ATGAAGGTGACAGTTCCAAAAAACCTGCTTACCGAACACGTGGCCCTCCTGGAACGGGTCATTCCCACGCGAAGCTCCAACCCTCTTTTCACCTACCTAGGCCTAGCCCTTACGCGGGAGGCCCTGGTGTTGTTCGGCACCAACGGTGAGGTGGACCTGGAGGTGCGCCTGGAGCTTCCCACGGAGGGAGAGGGACATTTTTTGGTTCCTGCCCAGCCTTTCTTTCAGCTGGTGCGCAGCCTTCCTGGGGATCAGGTGGAGCTCTCCTTTGGCGCGGAGCTTTCCCTCTCCTCGGGTTCCTTCAGCACCCGGCTAAGCCTTGCTCCCGATGAAGGCTACCCCGAGCTTTTCTTCCCCAGCCTGGAAGGCCCCGCGGAGCCCTATTCCCTGCACAGCCTTTTACCGGTGGAGGAACTCCTCAAAGCCCTTTCCCACGTGCGCTATGCGGCCAGCAACGAGGAATACCGGGCGATTTTTCGGGGCGTCCAGTTGGAGTTTTCCGAGGGTGGACTGCGTTCCGTGGCCTCCGATGGGTACCGCCTGGCCCTTTACAGGCTTGCCAGACCCCAGCCCTTTGCCAAAAAGGTGGTGGTGCCTGCCCGCAGCGTGGACGAGATGGTGAGGGTCTTGAAGGGCATGGGCGAAGGGGAGGTAGCCCTGGCCCTGGGACCGGGGGTTCTGGGCCTGTCCACCAGGGGTTCGCAGGGCCCCGCCCCCATTGATAAGGGGCAACTGCGCATGGCCGTCCGGCTCATGGAAGGGGAGTTTCCCGATTATGAGCGGGTGATCCCCAAGGAGTTCCCCCTGAAGGCGGCTTTTGAAGTGGAGGCCTTCCGCGAGGCCCTGCGCCGGGTGAGTGTCCTTTCTGACCGGCAAAACCACAGGGTGGACCTCCTCTTCGAGGAGGGGCGGGCGCTGCTCTCGGCGGAGGGGGACTACGGCAAGGGACAGGAGGTGGTTCCCGTGCGCCTCCAGGGCACGCCCCTGGCGGTGGCCTACAACGCCCGCTATCTCCTCGAGGCCCTTTCCCCCCTCTCCGGCCAGGCGGTGTTGTTGCTTTCCGGTCCTGCAAGCCCTAGCCTGGTGCGTCCAGGGGAGGCTTCCCCGGCGGAGGCAGGGGAGGGGTACCAGGCGGTGGTGGTGCCCCTGCGGGTGTAA
- the dnaA gene encoding chromosomal replication initiator protein DnaA, translated as MTHEAVWQHILEHIRRNITEVEFHTWFERIRPLGIQDGVLQLAVPTSFAQDWIKRHYAELIQEALGLLGAQPPRFELKVVPSVAVQEDIFHTPTPSEASKPNLNPKYTFENFVVGPNNSMAHAAAVAVAESPGRAYNPLFIYGGVGLGKTHLMHAVGHSVAKRFPHLKIEYVSTETFTNELINAIREDRMTEFRERYRSVDLLLVDDIQFIAGKERTQEEFFHTFNALYESHKQIILSSDRPPKDILTLEARLRSRFEWGLITDIQPPDLETRIAILKMNAEQRGLRIGEEVLEYIARQVTSNIRELEGALMRTIAYASLNGVELTRAVAAKALSDIFASKEVEVDPQEIVRKVAEYFALRPEDLLGGGRRKEVVLPRQIAMFLVRELTRSSLPEIGQLFGGRDHTTVLYAIQKVQELSESDREVQKLLRNLKEALT; from the coding sequence TTGACCCACGAGGCCGTCTGGCAACACATCCTGGAGCACATCCGCCGCAACATCACCGAGGTGGAGTTCCACACCTGGTTTGAGCGCATCCGCCCCTTGGGCATCCAGGATGGCGTCCTCCAGCTGGCGGTGCCCACCTCCTTCGCCCAGGACTGGATCAAGCGCCACTATGCCGAGCTGATCCAGGAGGCCCTGGGCCTTCTCGGGGCCCAGCCTCCTCGGTTCGAGCTCAAGGTGGTCCCCAGCGTGGCCGTCCAGGAGGATATCTTCCACACCCCCACCCCTTCCGAGGCCTCCAAGCCCAACCTCAACCCCAAGTACACCTTTGAAAACTTCGTGGTGGGGCCCAACAACTCCATGGCCCATGCCGCGGCGGTGGCGGTGGCGGAGTCCCCAGGGCGGGCCTACAACCCCCTTTTCATCTACGGGGGCGTGGGCCTGGGCAAGACCCACCTCATGCACGCCGTGGGGCACTCCGTGGCCAAGCGCTTCCCTCACCTCAAGATCGAGTACGTGTCCACGGAAACCTTCACCAACGAGCTCATCAACGCCATCCGCGAGGACCGCATGACGGAGTTCCGCGAGCGGTACCGCTCCGTGGATCTCCTCCTGGTGGACGACATCCAGTTCATCGCCGGCAAGGAACGCACCCAGGAGGAGTTCTTCCACACCTTCAACGCCCTTTACGAGTCCCATAAGCAGATCATCCTCTCCTCCGACCGGCCCCCCAAGGACATCCTGACCCTCGAGGCCCGCCTAAGAAGCCGGTTTGAGTGGGGCCTCATCACCGACATCCAGCCCCCCGACCTAGAAACCCGCATCGCCATCCTCAAGATGAACGCTGAGCAACGGGGTCTCAGGATCGGCGAGGAGGTGCTGGAGTACATCGCCCGGCAGGTGACCTCCAACATCCGCGAGCTGGAGGGTGCCCTGATGCGCACCATCGCCTACGCATCCCTAAACGGGGTGGAGCTCACCCGCGCCGTGGCCGCCAAGGCGCTCTCTGACATCTTTGCCTCCAAGGAAGTGGAGGTGGATCCCCAGGAGATCGTGCGTAAGGTGGCGGAGTACTTCGCCCTGCGTCCGGAGGACCTGTTGGGGGGTGGGCGGCGCAAGGAGGTGGTTTTACCCCGGCAGATTGCCATGTTCCTGGTAAGGGAACTCACCCGCTCCTCCCTTCCCGAAATAGGCCAGCTCTTCGGGGGGCGGGACCACACTACCGTCCTCTATGCCATCCAAAAGGTCCAGGAGCTTTCGGAAAGCGACCGTGAGGTGCAGAAGCTGCTCCGCAACCTGAAAGAGGCCCTGACATGA
- the mnmG gene encoding tRNA uridine-5-carboxymethylaminomethyl(34) synthesis enzyme MnmG codes for MCCQTASWVKATPRVSGGTFYAKALGKVEGGMGYDVVVVGGGHAGLEAAWGAAALGVRVALVTINPERIGMMPCNPAVGGPGKSQLVAELTALGGLMGRAADETAIHTRVLNRSKGPAVQSLRVQVDRDLYALKVQEILAERPIEVLRGEVASLLVEGGRLLGVRTVDGREIPAKAVVVAGGTFLGGVVWYGRRSRPAGRQGEPPARFLSRSLEAVGHTLRRFKTGTPPRIRADSVEFSELEVVPPEVPPGSFTGSPGPHAARLPTWQTRTTSRTHRLILENLQLSPLYAGDIVGIGPRYCPSIEDKVVRFSDKESHLLFVEPDGLSTSEVYLQGFSSSLPPELQEEMVKSLPGFRRAVIQRYAYAVEYDSLDPTELTRGLQSRLLPGLFSAGQVNGTSGYEEAAAQGLLAGLNAARFALGLPEVHLPRESGYMGVMVDDLVGRGTDEPYRMMTSRVELRLLCRADNADERLVPLAVEWGLRPREDLEAVREKYRRVEEELRRLEALRVDGVSGLVWLRRPENTYRALAERFPPPAPLGPEEAYQVEVRAKYAGYIQRQERLREKLRDLEAFRIPEGLVFPRVPGLSREAVEKLSRVRPRTVAEAARIPGIRDSDLTALLVHLRVVAR; via the coding sequence ATGTGTTGCCAGACGGCCTCGTGGGTCAAGGCTACCCCCCGCGTTTCCGGAGGAACATTCTACGCCAAGGCCTTGGGTAAAGTGGAGGGTGGGATGGGCTACGACGTGGTGGTGGTGGGAGGCGGGCATGCGGGGCTGGAGGCGGCCTGGGGGGCCGCCGCCTTGGGAGTGCGGGTGGCCCTGGTCACCATCAATCCCGAGCGCATAGGCATGATGCCCTGTAACCCGGCGGTGGGGGGGCCGGGCAAAAGCCAGCTGGTGGCGGAGCTCACCGCCCTGGGGGGGCTCATGGGCCGGGCGGCGGACGAAACCGCCATCCACACCCGGGTGCTCAACCGCTCCAAGGGACCGGCGGTGCAAAGCCTAAGGGTGCAGGTGGACCGGGATCTCTACGCCCTCAAGGTCCAGGAGATCCTGGCGGAAAGGCCCATTGAGGTGCTCCGGGGAGAAGTGGCGAGCCTCCTTGTGGAGGGAGGGAGGCTTCTTGGGGTGCGCACCGTGGACGGCCGGGAGATCCCCGCCAAGGCGGTGGTGGTGGCGGGGGGAACCTTCCTGGGTGGTGTGGTCTGGTACGGGAGGCGTTCCCGGCCGGCGGGGCGGCAGGGGGAGCCACCCGCCCGGTTCCTTTCCCGGAGCCTCGAGGCCGTGGGCCACACCCTGCGCCGGTTCAAAACGGGGACCCCGCCCCGGATCCGGGCGGATTCCGTGGAGTTTTCCGAGCTGGAGGTGGTGCCCCCAGAGGTGCCCCCGGGGAGCTTCACGGGAAGCCCGGGGCCCCATGCGGCCAGGCTCCCCACCTGGCAGACCCGGACCACGTCCCGCACCCACCGTCTCATCCTGGAGAACCTGCAGTTATCTCCCCTTTACGCAGGGGATATCGTGGGCATCGGTCCCCGCTACTGTCCTTCCATCGAGGACAAGGTGGTGCGCTTTTCCGATAAGGAAAGCCACCTGCTTTTCGTGGAGCCCGATGGCCTCTCCACCAGCGAGGTGTATCTCCAGGGGTTCTCCTCCAGCCTACCGCCCGAGCTCCAGGAGGAGATGGTGAAAAGCCTTCCGGGATTCAGGCGGGCGGTGATCCAGCGGTACGCCTATGCGGTGGAGTACGACAGCCTAGATCCCACGGAGCTCACCCGGGGCCTGCAGTCCCGGTTGCTGCCCGGGCTTTTCAGCGCCGGGCAGGTGAACGGTACCTCGGGGTACGAGGAGGCGGCGGCCCAGGGGCTTCTGGCGGGCCTAAATGCGGCCCGCTTTGCCCTGGGTCTTCCCGAGGTCCACTTGCCCCGGGAAAGCGGCTACATGGGGGTGATGGTGGACGACCTGGTGGGCCGGGGCACGGACGAGCCCTACCGCATGATGACCTCGAGGGTGGAGCTCCGCCTCCTCTGCCGGGCGGACAACGCGGACGAGCGCCTGGTGCCCTTGGCGGTGGAGTGGGGTCTGAGGCCCAGGGAGGATCTGGAGGCGGTGAGGGAGAAGTACCGCCGGGTGGAGGAGGAGCTAAGGCGCCTGGAGGCCTTGCGGGTGGATGGGGTGAGCGGCCTAGTTTGGCTAAGGCGCCCGGAAAACACCTACAGGGCCTTGGCGGAACGCTTTCCTCCGCCCGCCCCCTTGGGTCCCGAGGAGGCTTACCAGGTGGAGGTGCGGGCCAAGTACGCGGGGTACATCCAAAGGCAGGAGCGCCTGCGGGAAAAGCTGAGGGATCTGGAGGCCTTCCGCATACCCGAGGGTTTGGTGTTTCCCCGGGTCCCGGGGCTATCCCGGGAGGCGGTGGAAAAGCTTTCCCGGGTGAGGCCCCGCACCGTGGCAGAGGCCGCCCGGATACCGGGGATCCGGGATTCCGACCTCACGGCCTTGTTGGTGCACCTCAGGGTGGTGGCCCGTTAG
- the rsmG gene encoding 16S rRNA (guanine(527)-N(7))-methyltransferase RsmG: MGLSPKGIQLLLEGGRGLGLDLEAHLPAFSRLYDLLMEANRRTNLTALRTEEEVVVKHFLDSLTLLTLPLFQGPWRVLDLGTGAGFPGIPLKIVRPELEVTLLDATKKKVAFVSQAVEALGLKGAYPLWGRAEELAHLPEHREAYGRVVARAVAPLCVLVELGLPFVALGGYMVAQKGPRVAEELASLPKALALLGGGPATLHTLLLPVAQEERSLVVVAKEASTPARYPRRPGVPEKNPLC; encoded by the coding sequence ATGGGCCTGAGCCCTAAGGGCATCCAGCTCCTTCTGGAAGGGGGGCGGGGCTTGGGGCTGGACCTCGAGGCGCACCTTCCCGCCTTCTCCCGCCTTTACGACCTCCTCATGGAGGCCAACCGGCGCACGAACCTCACGGCTTTGCGCACGGAGGAGGAGGTGGTGGTCAAGCATTTCCTGGACTCCCTAACCCTCCTCACCCTGCCCCTCTTCCAAGGGCCATGGCGGGTGCTGGACCTGGGGACGGGGGCGGGGTTTCCCGGGATTCCCCTGAAGATCGTGCGCCCTGAGCTGGAGGTCACCCTCCTGGACGCCACCAAGAAGAAGGTGGCCTTCGTGTCCCAGGCGGTGGAGGCCCTGGGGTTGAAGGGCGCCTATCCCCTTTGGGGCCGGGCGGAGGAGCTGGCCCACCTGCCCGAGCACCGGGAGGCCTACGGGCGGGTGGTGGCCCGGGCGGTGGCCCCCCTTTGCGTCTTGGTGGAACTGGGCCTGCCCTTCGTGGCCTTGGGAGGGTATATGGTGGCGCAGAAGGGCCCAAGGGTGGCGGAGGAGCTGGCCTCCTTACCCAAGGCCCTTGCCCTCTTGGGAGGCGGTCCGGCCACCCTCCACACCCTGCTCCTTCCCGTGGCCCAGGAGGAGCGGAGCCTGGTGGTGGTGGCCAAGGAGGCCTCTACCCCGGCCAGGTATCCCCGGCGGCCGGGGGTGCCCGAGAAAAATCCTTTATGCTAG
- the soj gene encoding chromosome-partitioning ATPase Soj yields the protein MLGSKVLRRIALVNQKGGVGKTTSAINLAAYLARMGKRVLLVDLDPQMNATSGLGLRPERGVYQLLQGEPLEALVHPVDGFHLLPATPELVGATVELLERPWALGEALRDEGYEITLLDVPPSLSALTVGALAAAHGVVVPVQAEYYALEGVAGLLSTLDEVRTRLNPRLRLLGILITMYDGRTLLSQQVEAQLRAHFGEKVFWTVVPRNVRLAEAPSFGRTIAQHAPTSPGAHAYRRLAEEVIARVQEG from the coding sequence ATGCTAGGGTCCAAGGTGTTACGGCGGATCGCCTTGGTGAACCAAAAGGGGGGGGTGGGTAAGACCACCAGCGCCATCAACCTGGCCGCCTACCTGGCCCGCATGGGAAAGAGGGTGCTCCTGGTGGACCTTGACCCCCAGATGAACGCCACCAGCGGCCTTGGGCTAAGGCCCGAGAGGGGGGTTTACCAGTTGCTGCAGGGGGAGCCCCTGGAGGCCTTGGTGCACCCCGTGGACGGTTTCCACCTGTTGCCCGCTACCCCGGAGCTGGTGGGGGCCACGGTGGAGCTCTTGGAAAGGCCCTGGGCCCTGGGGGAGGCCTTGCGGGACGAGGGGTACGAGATCACCCTTTTGGACGTACCCCCGAGCCTTTCGGCCCTAACCGTGGGTGCCCTGGCGGCGGCCCACGGGGTGGTGGTCCCGGTGCAGGCGGAGTACTACGCCCTCGAGGGGGTGGCGGGGTTGCTCTCCACCCTGGACGAGGTGCGCACCCGCCTGAACCCGCGCCTTAGGCTTCTCGGCATCCTCATCACCATGTACGACGGCCGAACCCTTTTGTCGCAACAGGTGGAGGCCCAGCTTCGGGCCCACTTTGGGGAGAAGGTGTTCTGGACGGTGGTACCCCGGAACGTGCGGCTGGCGGAGGCCCCGAGCTTTGGCAGGACCATCGCCCAGCACGCCCCCACCTCGCCGGGTGCCCACGCCTACCGCCGTTTGGCTGAGGAGGTGATCGCTCGTGTCCAAGAAGGCTAG